A single genomic interval of Methyloceanibacter caenitepidi harbors:
- the cobW gene encoding cobalamin biosynthesis protein CobW: MNSVARVPCTIVTGFLGSGKTTLIRHVLANANGRRLAVIVNEFGDVGIDGEILKGCGDENCSEENIVELANGCLCCTVADEFVPALDEILAAEPPVDHIVIETSGLALPKPLVQAFHWPAIKNRVTVDGVVAVVDGAALAEGQVSADIEALSAQRAADDALDHDDPIEEVFEDQIACADLIVLNKRDLLDADGLQRAMQSVTAALPRGIGVVTVSEGKVDATALLGLGIGAEDDIENRKTHHDSEEDHDHDDFDTFVVPIAEVADAADITQRIAELAEAHDVLRVKGFAAVAGKPMRLLIQAVGPRVNHYFDRPWERAEDRQGKVVVIGLKGLDREAVAKFLTGDTSRAGQEALAG; this comes from the coding sequence ATGAATTCCGTCGCCCGCGTTCCCTGCACGATCGTGACCGGCTTTCTCGGCTCGGGAAAAACCACGCTCATCCGCCACGTGCTCGCCAACGCCAATGGGCGGCGTCTGGCCGTAATCGTGAACGAATTCGGCGATGTGGGTATCGATGGCGAGATCCTCAAAGGCTGCGGCGACGAGAACTGCAGCGAGGAAAATATCGTCGAGCTCGCCAATGGCTGCCTGTGCTGCACGGTCGCGGACGAGTTCGTGCCGGCCCTCGACGAGATCCTGGCGGCCGAGCCGCCGGTCGACCACATCGTGATCGAAACCTCGGGCCTCGCGCTGCCGAAGCCCCTGGTCCAAGCCTTCCACTGGCCGGCCATCAAGAACCGCGTCACCGTTGACGGTGTCGTGGCGGTCGTCGACGGCGCGGCTCTCGCCGAGGGTCAAGTCTCCGCCGACATCGAAGCGCTCTCCGCGCAGCGCGCTGCGGACGATGCGCTCGATCACGACGATCCCATCGAAGAGGTTTTCGAGGATCAAATTGCCTGCGCCGACCTGATCGTCCTTAACAAGCGCGATTTGCTCGATGCCGACGGGCTCCAGCGCGCCATGCAGTCGGTGACGGCTGCGCTTCCGCGCGGCATCGGCGTGGTGACCGTGTCGGAAGGGAAGGTCGATGCCACCGCACTCCTCGGTCTCGGTATCGGCGCGGAAGACGATATTGAAAACCGCAAGACCCATCACGACAGCGAGGAGGATCACGACCACGACGATTTCGACACGTTCGTCGTTCCGATCGCGGAGGTCGCCGATGCCGCGGACATCACGCAGCGCATCGCCGAGTTGGCCGAGGCGCACGATGTGCTGCGCGTGAAGGGCTTCGCCGCCGTGGCGGGCAAGCCGATGCGCCTGCTGATCCAGGCCGTGGGGCCGCGCGTGAACCACTATTTCGACCGTCCCTGGGAGCGGGCGGAGGACCGCCAAGGCAAGGTCGTCGTGATCGGCTTGAAGGGCCTCGACCGCGAGGCGGTCGCCAAGTTTCTGACCGGTGACACGTCACGGGCTGGCCAAGAAGCCCTGGCCGGATAA
- a CDS encoding DUF1636 family protein, with protein sequence MTSPLDAKDSAAPIPEGPTVYVCVTCRKPDDAADAPRAGLLLAEATAEAARGTRVTVRQVECLANCRRSLSAAMRKKDSWTYVFGDLSTPDDAAALIDGAMLLAEAEDGLLPWRGRPDALKGGLVARVPPLVLGPIPEDFE encoded by the coding sequence GTGACATCTCCCCTAGACGCCAAGGACAGCGCCGCCCCCATCCCGGAGGGCCCCACGGTCTATGTCTGCGTAACCTGCCGCAAGCCGGACGACGCAGCCGATGCCCCCCGCGCGGGCCTGCTTCTCGCCGAGGCCACAGCGGAGGCCGCGCGCGGAACGCGCGTAACGGTCCGCCAAGTCGAATGCCTTGCCAATTGCCGGCGCTCGCTCAGCGCGGCAATGCGAAAGAAGGACAGCTGGACCTATGTCTTCGGCGATCTGAGCACCCCCGACGATGCGGCCGCTCTCATCGACGGCGCGATGCTGCTCGCAGAAGCAGAGGACGGTCTCCTGCCCTGGCGCGGCCGGCCCGACGCCCTCAAGGGCGGCCTCGTTGCGCGCGTTCCACCCCTCGTACTCGGCCCCATTCCGGAGGATTTTGAATGA
- a CDS encoding HupE/UreJ family protein, whose product MTRSSLHRTALLALAALMLTAAPASAHHVMGGEMPSTFVQGFLSGLGHPVIGLDHLAFLIAVGVAVGVGGLNLGLPVLFVAASAVGVGIHVVGFQLPGAELIVASSVVIVGALIAAGRALPLAAWGALFGAAGLAHGYAYGESIFGAEPTPLLAYLLGLVVIQSALSVGVALLFRIRNLSVSAVAPRLAGAVVVGIGIAALLGQIIPDA is encoded by the coding sequence ATGACTCGTTCTTCGCTCCATCGCACCGCGCTTTTGGCGCTCGCCGCACTTATGCTCACCGCCGCGCCGGCCTCGGCGCACCACGTCATGGGCGGCGAAATGCCGTCCACGTTCGTCCAGGGCTTTCTTTCCGGTCTCGGCCACCCGGTGATCGGGCTCGACCATCTGGCGTTTCTCATTGCCGTTGGCGTCGCGGTCGGCGTCGGCGGTCTCAATCTCGGCCTGCCGGTCCTGTTCGTCGCGGCTTCGGCCGTCGGCGTCGGCATCCATGTCGTCGGGTTCCAGCTGCCTGGGGCCGAGCTTATCGTCGCGTCCTCGGTAGTGATCGTCGGCGCTCTCATCGCCGCCGGCCGCGCGTTGCCCCTCGCCGCCTGGGGCGCCTTGTTCGGCGCCGCCGGCCTGGCGCACGGCTATGCCTACGGCGAGTCGATCTTCGGCGCAGAGCCAACCCCGCTCTTGGCCTATCTGCTCGGCCTTGTGGTCATTCAAAGCGCGCTCAGCGTGGGCGTGGCCTTATTGTTCCGCATCCGCAATCTGTCCGTCTCGGCCGTGGCGCCGCGTCTGGCCGGTGCGGTTGTCGTCGGCATCGGCATCGCCGCGCTGCTCGGCCAGATCATCCCGGACGCATAG